In Lathamus discolor isolate bLatDis1 chromosome 1, bLatDis1.hap1, whole genome shotgun sequence, the following are encoded in one genomic region:
- the LOC136007291 gene encoding glycerol-3-phosphate acyltransferase 3-like isoform X3, with amino-acid sequence MEEELAGQRGGCFNLADVMYFFKKGCEAVAEDEVTQRFSSEELVSWNLLSRTNANLHHVSWQVTVVWVIGILIRYCLLMPFRICLAVFTILLLISATTVVGQFPNGRVKQWLANQVQMICATLGVRCLSGLVHFHNRENRPQEGGICVANHTSPLDVLILASDGCYSLVGQTHGGVLGLIQKSCMQATQHVLFERSEMKDRHLVRKKIREHIANKAKLPILIFPEGTCINNTSVMMFKKGSFEVGGTIHPVAIKYDPRFGDAFWNSTKHSMMTYIFNMLTSWAIVCNVWYLPPMIKEEEEDAVHFANRVKAVIAARAGMSVLPWDGGLKRKKVKESFKEEQQKKYCQLVIENGSVGN; translated from the exons ATGGAAGAGGAGCTTGCTGGCCAGCGTGGAGGGTGCTTCAACCTTGCTGATGTTATGTACTTCTTCAAGAAGGGGTGTGAGGCAGTTGCAGAAGATGAAGTCACCCAGCGGTTCTCCTCTGAGGAGCTGGTGTCCTGGAATCTCCTCAGCAGAACCAATGCTAACTTGCACCATGTCAGCTGGCAAGTGACTGTTGTGTGGGTCATTGGGATCCTAATTCGGTATTGCCTCCTGATGCCTTTTCG aaTCTGCTTGGCTGTTTTCACCATCCTCTTGCTAATATCAGCCACCACAGTAGTAGGACAGTTTCCTAATGGGAG agTTAAACAATGGCTGGCCAACCAGGTTCAGATGATATGTGCCACATTAGGTGTCCGATGCCTGAGTGGCCTTGTTCATTTCCACAACAG AGAAAACCGACCACAGGAGGGTGGCATCTGTGTAGCCAACCACACATCTCCATTAGATGTTCTAATCCTGGCCAGTGATGGATGCTATTCCCTG GTTGGTCAGACACATGGAGGGGTTTTGGGACTTATTCAAAAATCTTGCATGCAAGCCACTCAGCACGTTTTGTTTGAACGCTCAGAAATGAAAGACCGTCATCTGGTGAGGAAAAA AATTAGAGAACATATTGCAAATAAGGCCAAATTACCCATTTTAATTTTCCCAGAAG GTACTTGCATAAACAACACATCAGTAATGATGTTTAAGAAGGGAAGCTTTGAGGTAGGAGGAACCATCCATCCAGTAGCAATCAAG TATGACCCCCGCTTTGGAGATGCATTCTGGAACAGCACAAAGCATTCCATGATGACctatatttttaatatgcttaCCAGCTGGGCTATTGTCTGTAATGTGTGGTACCTGCCACCGATGATCAAAGAG GAAGAAGAAGATGCTGTTCATTTTGCCAACAGAGTCAAGGCTGTCATTGCTGCTCGGGCAGGAATGTCTGTTCTTCCTTG GGATGGgggactgaaaaggaaaaaggtcaAAGAGTCTTTCAAGgaagagcaacagaaaaaatactgcCAGTTGGTAATAGAAAACGGATCTGTGGGAAATTGA
- the LOC136007291 gene encoding glycerol-3-phosphate acyltransferase 3-like isoform X1: MEENTEGYGLAEGKILFIWTILFVALVLLPSVFRVSLGIAHFYVKILITMFEKLHECPKTERATLQIEEGVKKQKVMALENLISTGIIQREQTSMEEELAGQRGGCFNLADVMYFFKKGCEAVAEDEVTQRFSSEELVSWNLLSRTNANLHHVSWQVTVVWVIGILIRYCLLMPFRICLAVFTILLLISATTVVGQFPNGRVKQWLANQVQMICATLGVRCLSGLVHFHNRENRPQEGGICVANHTSPLDVLILASDGCYSLVGQTHGGVLGLIQKSCMQATQHVLFERSEMKDRHLVRKKIREHIANKAKLPILIFPEGTCINNTSVMMFKKGSFEVGGTIHPVAIKYDPRFGDAFWNSTKHSMMTYIFNMLTSWAIVCNVWYLPPMIKEEEEDAVHFANRVKAVIAARAGMSVLPWDGGLKRKKVKESFKEEQQKKYCQLVIENGSVGN, from the exons atggaagaaaatacagaggGCTATGGTCTTGCAGAGGGCAAGATTTTGTTTATCTGGACAATTTTGTTTGTGGCGTTGGTTTTGTTGCCTTCAGTATTTCGAGTGTCACTGGGGATTGCTCATTTCTATGTGAAAATTCTAATAACAATGTTTGAG AAACTGCATGAATGCCCTAAAACTGAG AGGGCCACCCTGCAGATTGAGGAGGGAGTAAAAAAGCAGAAGGTGATGGCACTTGAAAATTTAATCTCCACTG GGATCATCCAGAGAGAGCAAACCTCCATGGAAGAGGAGCTTGCTGGCCAGCGTGGAGGGTGCTTCAACCTTGCTGATGTTATGTACTTCTTCAAGAAGGGGTGTGAGGCAGTTGCAGAAGATGAAGTCACCCAGCGGTTCTCCTCTGAGGAGCTGGTGTCCTGGAATCTCCTCAGCAGAACCAATGCTAACTTGCACCATGTCAGCTGGCAAGTGACTGTTGTGTGGGTCATTGGGATCCTAATTCGGTATTGCCTCCTGATGCCTTTTCG aaTCTGCTTGGCTGTTTTCACCATCCTCTTGCTAATATCAGCCACCACAGTAGTAGGACAGTTTCCTAATGGGAG agTTAAACAATGGCTGGCCAACCAGGTTCAGATGATATGTGCCACATTAGGTGTCCGATGCCTGAGTGGCCTTGTTCATTTCCACAACAG AGAAAACCGACCACAGGAGGGTGGCATCTGTGTAGCCAACCACACATCTCCATTAGATGTTCTAATCCTGGCCAGTGATGGATGCTATTCCCTG GTTGGTCAGACACATGGAGGGGTTTTGGGACTTATTCAAAAATCTTGCATGCAAGCCACTCAGCACGTTTTGTTTGAACGCTCAGAAATGAAAGACCGTCATCTGGTGAGGAAAAA AATTAGAGAACATATTGCAAATAAGGCCAAATTACCCATTTTAATTTTCCCAGAAG GTACTTGCATAAACAACACATCAGTAATGATGTTTAAGAAGGGAAGCTTTGAGGTAGGAGGAACCATCCATCCAGTAGCAATCAAG TATGACCCCCGCTTTGGAGATGCATTCTGGAACAGCACAAAGCATTCCATGATGACctatatttttaatatgcttaCCAGCTGGGCTATTGTCTGTAATGTGTGGTACCTGCCACCGATGATCAAAGAG GAAGAAGAAGATGCTGTTCATTTTGCCAACAGAGTCAAGGCTGTCATTGCTGCTCGGGCAGGAATGTCTGTTCTTCCTTG GGATGGgggactgaaaaggaaaaaggtcaAAGAGTCTTTCAAGgaagagcaacagaaaaaatactgcCAGTTGGTAATAGAAAACGGATCTGTGGGAAATTGA
- the LOC136007291 gene encoding glycerol-3-phosphate acyltransferase 3-like isoform X2, protein MEENTEGYGLAEGKILFIWTILFVALVLLPSVFRVSLGIAHFYVKILITMFERATLQIEEGVKKQKVMALENLISTGIIQREQTSMEEELAGQRGGCFNLADVMYFFKKGCEAVAEDEVTQRFSSEELVSWNLLSRTNANLHHVSWQVTVVWVIGILIRYCLLMPFRICLAVFTILLLISATTVVGQFPNGRVKQWLANQVQMICATLGVRCLSGLVHFHNRENRPQEGGICVANHTSPLDVLILASDGCYSLVGQTHGGVLGLIQKSCMQATQHVLFERSEMKDRHLVRKKIREHIANKAKLPILIFPEGTCINNTSVMMFKKGSFEVGGTIHPVAIKYDPRFGDAFWNSTKHSMMTYIFNMLTSWAIVCNVWYLPPMIKEEEEDAVHFANRVKAVIAARAGMSVLPWDGGLKRKKVKESFKEEQQKKYCQLVIENGSVGN, encoded by the exons atggaagaaaatacagaggGCTATGGTCTTGCAGAGGGCAAGATTTTGTTTATCTGGACAATTTTGTTTGTGGCGTTGGTTTTGTTGCCTTCAGTATTTCGAGTGTCACTGGGGATTGCTCATTTCTATGTGAAAATTCTAATAACAATGTTTGAG AGGGCCACCCTGCAGATTGAGGAGGGAGTAAAAAAGCAGAAGGTGATGGCACTTGAAAATTTAATCTCCACTG GGATCATCCAGAGAGAGCAAACCTCCATGGAAGAGGAGCTTGCTGGCCAGCGTGGAGGGTGCTTCAACCTTGCTGATGTTATGTACTTCTTCAAGAAGGGGTGTGAGGCAGTTGCAGAAGATGAAGTCACCCAGCGGTTCTCCTCTGAGGAGCTGGTGTCCTGGAATCTCCTCAGCAGAACCAATGCTAACTTGCACCATGTCAGCTGGCAAGTGACTGTTGTGTGGGTCATTGGGATCCTAATTCGGTATTGCCTCCTGATGCCTTTTCG aaTCTGCTTGGCTGTTTTCACCATCCTCTTGCTAATATCAGCCACCACAGTAGTAGGACAGTTTCCTAATGGGAG agTTAAACAATGGCTGGCCAACCAGGTTCAGATGATATGTGCCACATTAGGTGTCCGATGCCTGAGTGGCCTTGTTCATTTCCACAACAG AGAAAACCGACCACAGGAGGGTGGCATCTGTGTAGCCAACCACACATCTCCATTAGATGTTCTAATCCTGGCCAGTGATGGATGCTATTCCCTG GTTGGTCAGACACATGGAGGGGTTTTGGGACTTATTCAAAAATCTTGCATGCAAGCCACTCAGCACGTTTTGTTTGAACGCTCAGAAATGAAAGACCGTCATCTGGTGAGGAAAAA AATTAGAGAACATATTGCAAATAAGGCCAAATTACCCATTTTAATTTTCCCAGAAG GTACTTGCATAAACAACACATCAGTAATGATGTTTAAGAAGGGAAGCTTTGAGGTAGGAGGAACCATCCATCCAGTAGCAATCAAG TATGACCCCCGCTTTGGAGATGCATTCTGGAACAGCACAAAGCATTCCATGATGACctatatttttaatatgcttaCCAGCTGGGCTATTGTCTGTAATGTGTGGTACCTGCCACCGATGATCAAAGAG GAAGAAGAAGATGCTGTTCATTTTGCCAACAGAGTCAAGGCTGTCATTGCTGCTCGGGCAGGAATGTCTGTTCTTCCTTG GGATGGgggactgaaaaggaaaaaggtcaAAGAGTCTTTCAAGgaagagcaacagaaaaaatactgcCAGTTGGTAATAGAAAACGGATCTGTGGGAAATTGA
- the ABRAXAS1 gene encoding BRCA1-A complex subunit Abraxas 1 encodes MEGESTSALLSGFVFGALAFQHLSTDSDTEGFLLGDVKGEAKNSITDSQMDDVEVVYTIDIQKHIPCYQLFSFYNSAGELNELALKKILSGCKKNVIGWYKFRRNTDQTMTFRERLLHKNLQSHLSNQGLVFLLLTSSVMTESCSTYRLEHALHRPQEGLFQKVPLVVTNLGMAEQQGYRTVSGSCVSSGFVRAVRQHRSEFFHEDGSLQEVHKINEMYATLQEELKKICSTVEVSERSVEKLLAEVSQLKEEIKKKKQQTCSEVTDYAGEPKENVLLCQALQTFFPNSGLQACIVSLKGKHIPKNCCNTDHNINVKDKLTLMVEEKDVTEAETKHLTKRKVRWTTTGSKSFKKSRSLQLHQKLLQDQEDSDQERKLTLSSTGTDEDSFEKKDTNEYPHSPTF; translated from the exons ATGGAGGGCGAGAGCACGTCGGCCCTGCTGTCGGGCTTCGTCTTCGGCGCCCTCGCCTTCCAACACCTCAGCACCGACTCGGACACG GAAGGTTTTCTCCTTGGAGATGTGAAAGGTGAAGCCAAGAACAGCATTACTGACTCACAAATGGATGATGTCGAAGTTGTGTATACGATCG ACATACAGAAGCATATTCCATGCTACCAGTTGTTCAG CTTTTATAATTCTGCAGGAGAACTGAATGAACTTGCACTGAAGAAAATACTATCAGGCTGTAAgaag aATGTAATAGGATGGTACAAATTCAGACGTAACACAGACCAGACCATGACATTCCGGGAAAGACTTCTTCATAAGAATTTACAGTCACACCTATCAAACCAGGGCCTTGTATTCCTGTTATTAACCTCTAGTGTTATGACAGAAAGTTGTTCTACTTACAGACTGGAACATGCCTTACATCGGCCACAAGAAGG tcttttccagaaagttccttTGGTGGTTACCAACTTGGGTATGGCAGAACAGCAAGGTTACAGAACAGTATCTGGCTCCTGTGTATCGTCAGGGTTTGTGAGAGCAGTGAGACAACACAG GTCAGAATTCTTTCATGAAGACGGATCCTTACAAGAGGTTCATAAGATAAATGAGATGTATGCCACCTTGCAGGAGGAACTGAAG aaaATATGCTCTACAGTAGAAGTCAGTGAACGATCTGTAGAGAAACTCTTAGCAGAGGTGAGccaattaaaagaagaaatcaagaagaaaaagcaacagacTTGTTCAG aagtcaCAGACTACGCAGGAGAGCCAAAGGAGAATGTTCTCCTTTGTCAGGCACTGCaaacttttttccccaattcTGGACTTCAGGCATGTATTGTTTCCTTGAAAGGCAAGCATATACCAAAGAACTGCTGTAACACTGACCATAACATTAATGTCAAGGACAAACTAACTCTCATGGTAGAGGAAAAAGATGTCACTgaagctgaaacaaaacactTAACCAAGCGTAAAGTCAGATGGACCACAACAGGATCAAAGTCATTCAAGAAATCCAGATCACTGCAGCTTCACCAAAAATTACTTCAAGACCAAGAGGACAGTGACCAGGAAAGGAAGCTTACACTGAGTAGTACTGGAACAGATGAGGATTCATTTGAAAAGAAGGACACAAATGAATACCCACACTCTCCTACTTTCTGA
- the MRPS18C gene encoding small ribosomal subunit protein bS18m: MAARAVLARPWRTLRPAALWVRPHRLQHEQLPQQSDQPIQMENPYKEPPKRCVLCGINVDYKNVQLLSQFVSPHTGRIYGRHITGLCNKKQKEITKAIKRAQVIGFMPVMFKNPAFLTDPKICNIKYPE; the protein is encoded by the exons ATGGCGGCGCGGGCAGTGCTGGCGCGGCCCTGGCGGACACTGAGGCCCG CGGCGTTGTGGGTGCGGCCGCACCGCCTGCAGCATGAGCAGTTGCCCCAGCAGTCCGACCAG CCCATACAAATGGAGAATCCTTATAAAGAGCCTCCAAAAAGATGTGTTTTATGTGGGATAAATGTGGACTACAAGAATGTGCAG CTTCTTTCCCAGTTTGTTTCTCCGCATACTGGCCGCATTTATGGCAGGCATATAACAG GCTTGTGcaacaagaagcagaaagaaatcacGAAAGCCATTAAAAGAGCTCAAGTAATTG GATTTATGCCAGTTATGTTTAAGAACCCAGCATTTCTCACAGACCCCAAGATATGTAATATTAAGTATCCAGAGTAA